The following are from one region of the Coffea eugenioides isolate CCC68of chromosome 2, Ceug_1.0, whole genome shotgun sequence genome:
- the LOC113763763 gene encoding CEN-like protein 1 isoform X1, translating to MSRLLEPLAVGRVIGEVVDNFTPSVKMNITYNGNKQVCNGHELMPAVIVAKPRVEVGGQDMRDAFTLIMTDPDVPGPSDPYLREHLHWIVTDIPGTTDTSFGREIASYETPKPVIGIHRYVFILYKQKARQAVKPPATRDQFNTRSFAEENGLGSPVAALYFNAQRETAARRR from the exons ATGTCGAGGCTCCTGGAACCGCTTGCTGTGGGGAGAGTTATAGGAGAGGTGGTAGATAACTTCACTCCAAGCGTGAAAATGAACATTACTTACAATGGGAACAAGCAAGTGTGCAACGGGCACGAGCTCATGCCTGCTGTCATTGTTGCTAAACCTCGGGTGGAGGTTGGTGGCCAAGACATGCGTGATGCTTTTACCCTC ATCATGACCGACCCCGATGTTCCTGGCCCTAGTGATCCATATTTGAGGGAACATCTTCATTG GATTGTTACCGACATTCCTGGAACCACTGACACCTCTTTTG GAAGAGAAATCGCGAGCTACGAGACCCCTAAGCCAGTCATCGGCATCCATCGCTATGTGTTTATCCTGTACAAGCAGAAGGCACGCCAGGCGGTGAAGCCACCAGCTACTAGAGACCAATTCAATACCAGAAGCTTCGCTGAAGAGAATGGGTTGGGATCACCCGTGGCTGCTCTCTACTTCAACGCCCAAAGAGAAACAGCAGCAAGAAGAAGATGA
- the LOC113763763 gene encoding CEN-like protein 1 isoform X2, which produces MSRLLEPLAVGRVIGEVVDNFTPSVKMNITYNGNKQVCNGHELMPAVIVAKPRVEVGGQDMRDAFTLIMTDPDVPGPSDPYLREHLHWIVTDIPGTTDTSFGKEIASYETPKPVIGIHRYVFILYKQKARQAVKPPATRDQFNTRSFAEENGLGSPVAALYFNAQRETAARRR; this is translated from the exons ATGTCGAGGCTCCTGGAACCGCTTGCTGTGGGGAGAGTTATAGGAGAGGTGGTAGATAACTTCACTCCAAGCGTGAAAATGAACATTACTTACAATGGGAACAAGCAAGTGTGCAACGGGCACGAGCTCATGCCTGCTGTCATTGTTGCTAAACCTCGGGTGGAGGTTGGTGGCCAAGACATGCGTGATGCTTTTACCCTC ATCATGACCGACCCCGATGTTCCTGGCCCTAGTGATCCATATTTGAGGGAACATCTTCATTG GATTGTTACCGACATTCCTGGAACCACTGACACCTCTTTTGGTAA AGAAATCGCGAGCTACGAGACCCCTAAGCCAGTCATCGGCATCCATCGCTATGTGTTTATCCTGTACAAGCAGAAGGCACGCCAGGCGGTGAAGCCACCAGCTACTAGAGACCAATTCAATACCAGAAGCTTCGCTGAAGAGAATGGGTTGGGATCACCCGTGGCTGCTCTCTACTTCAACGCCCAAAGAGAAACAGCAGCAAGAAGAAGATGA
- the LOC113753970 gene encoding E3 ubiquitin-protein ligase XBAT33 isoform X1 produces the protein MGNSFGCSASGERLVSAARDGDFVEAKMLLDCNPCLAKYSTFGGLNSPLHFAAAKGHNEIVALLLENGADANSRNYCGQTALMQACRYGHWEVVQTLLLFRCNVTRADYLSGRTALHFAAVNGHVRCMRLVVADFVPSAPFESMETQKIGDTNDVSIVKSKHEQSALSKFVNKAADGGITALHMAALNGYFDCVQLLLDLHASVSAVTFHYGTSMDLIGAGSTPLHYAACGGNLKCCQILLAKGANRMTLNCNGWLPLDVARMWGRHWLEPLLTPNSNSIIPVFPFSHYLSLPLMSVLNIARECGMQMSATPSDDGDTCAVCLERACSVAAEGCGHELCVRCALYLCSTSNIPSELLGPPGSIPCPLCRHGIVSFSRLPGTPAKESKLHLSLGLCTPCMLHPREQEQSTPSGSQDIRKNRVVAVSSDLFCPVTCSPFPSVAIPLCTCNDGPCPNFEAGENQTQGDSPTPSQSASVDSDKLEAVRLGKATCSSMFWGRRSCSREHRCNAEINA, from the exons ATGGGGAATTCTTTTGGGTGCTCAGCCTCAGGTGAGAGGTTGGTATCGGCGGCCAGGGACGGCGATTTTGTGGAAGCAAAGATGTTGCTTGATTGCAACCCATGTCTGGCCAAGTATTCAACTTTTGGTGGGCTTAATTCTCCTCTTCACTTTGCTGCCGCTAAAGGCCACAACGAG ATTGTTGCATTGTTGCTTGAAAACGGAGCTGATGCGAATTCGAGAAATTATTGCGGTCAG ACGGCATTGATGCAGGCGTGTCGGTATGGCCATTGGGAAGTTGTTCAAACTCTTCTTCTCTTTAGATGCAAT gtcaCAAGAGCAGACTATCTTAGTGGGAGGACAGCTCTTCATTTTGCGGCAGTGAATGGGCATGTAAGATGTATGAGACTTGTTGTGGCTGATTTTGTACCAAGTGCTCCTTTTGAATCTATGGAAACTCAAAAAATTGGTGATACAAACGATGTTTCAATTGTAAAAAGCAAGCACGAACAAAG tGCACTGTCGAAGTTTGTAAATAAAGCTGCTGATGGTGGAATTACTGCACTCCATATGGCTGcgttgaatggatattttgatTGTGTACAGCTGCTTCTTGATCTTCATGCCAGTGTCTCAGCTGTGACGTTTCATTATGGAACTTCAATGGATTTAATAG GAGCTGGAAGCACTCCTCTGCATTATGCTGCTTGTGGGGGGAATTTAAAGTGTTGTCAG ATCCTCCTTGCAAAGGGTGCCAATAGGATGACATTAAATTGCAATGG CTGGCTCCCTCTTGATGTTGCCAGAATGTGGGGTCGTCACTGGCTTGAACCACTTTTGActccaaattcaaattcaataatcCCAGTTTTCCCCTTTTCTCATTATTTATCACTTCCTCTGATGAGCGTGCTCAACATAGCAAG AGAGTGTGGGATGCAGATGTCAGCAACCCCTTCTGATGATGGCGATACGTGTGCCGTTTGCCTTGAAAGAGCATGTTCAGTAGCTGCTGAAg GCTGTGGGCATGAACTTTGTGTTAGATGTGCACTCTATCTTTGCTCGACAAGCAACATTCCTTCCGAATTGCTGGGTCCACCTGGTTCTATTCCTTGCCCGCTTTGCAGACATGGTATTGTCTCTTTCAGTAGACTGCCTGGTACCCCTGCAAAGGAAAGTAAATTGCATCTATCTCTGGGCTTATGTACGCCTTGCATGCTACATCCACGAGAACAGGAGCAGTCAACACCTTCTGGGTCACAGGATATCAGAAAGAACCGTGTAGTTGCTGTTTCATCAGATCTTTTCTGTCCTGTCACTTGTAGTCCATTTCCTTCAGTTGCTATTCCTTTGTGTACATGCAATGATGGGCCTTGCCCTAATTTTGAAGCTGGAGAAAATCAAACGCAAGGAGATTCTCCTACTCCCTCACAATCCGCATCAGTTGATTCAGACAAATTGGAGGCTGTGAGATTGGGAAAGGCAACCTGTTCAAGCATGTTTTGGGGCAGAAGGAGCTGCAGCAGGGAGCATCGATGTAATGCAGAAATTAACGCTTGA
- the LOC113753970 gene encoding E3 ubiquitin-protein ligase XBAT33 isoform X2 — protein sequence MQACRYGHWEVVQTLLLFRCNVTRADYLSGRTALHFAAVNGHVRCMRLVVADFVPSAPFESMETQKIGDTNDVSIVKSKHEQSALSKFVNKAADGGITALHMAALNGYFDCVQLLLDLHASVSAVTFHYGTSMDLIGAGSTPLHYAACGGNLKCCQILLAKGANRMTLNCNGWLPLDVARMWGRHWLEPLLTPNSNSIIPVFPFSHYLSLPLMSVLNIARECGMQMSATPSDDGDTCAVCLERACSVAAEGCGHELCVRCALYLCSTSNIPSELLGPPGSIPCPLCRHGIVSFSRLPGTPAKESKLHLSLGLCTPCMLHPREQEQSTPSGSQDIRKNRVVAVSSDLFCPVTCSPFPSVAIPLCTCNDGPCPNFEAGENQTQGDSPTPSQSASVDSDKLEAVRLGKATCSSMFWGRRSCSREHRCNAEINA from the exons ATGCAGGCGTGTCGGTATGGCCATTGGGAAGTTGTTCAAACTCTTCTTCTCTTTAGATGCAAT gtcaCAAGAGCAGACTATCTTAGTGGGAGGACAGCTCTTCATTTTGCGGCAGTGAATGGGCATGTAAGATGTATGAGACTTGTTGTGGCTGATTTTGTACCAAGTGCTCCTTTTGAATCTATGGAAACTCAAAAAATTGGTGATACAAACGATGTTTCAATTGTAAAAAGCAAGCACGAACAAAG tGCACTGTCGAAGTTTGTAAATAAAGCTGCTGATGGTGGAATTACTGCACTCCATATGGCTGcgttgaatggatattttgatTGTGTACAGCTGCTTCTTGATCTTCATGCCAGTGTCTCAGCTGTGACGTTTCATTATGGAACTTCAATGGATTTAATAG GAGCTGGAAGCACTCCTCTGCATTATGCTGCTTGTGGGGGGAATTTAAAGTGTTGTCAG ATCCTCCTTGCAAAGGGTGCCAATAGGATGACATTAAATTGCAATGG CTGGCTCCCTCTTGATGTTGCCAGAATGTGGGGTCGTCACTGGCTTGAACCACTTTTGActccaaattcaaattcaataatcCCAGTTTTCCCCTTTTCTCATTATTTATCACTTCCTCTGATGAGCGTGCTCAACATAGCAAG AGAGTGTGGGATGCAGATGTCAGCAACCCCTTCTGATGATGGCGATACGTGTGCCGTTTGCCTTGAAAGAGCATGTTCAGTAGCTGCTGAAg GCTGTGGGCATGAACTTTGTGTTAGATGTGCACTCTATCTTTGCTCGACAAGCAACATTCCTTCCGAATTGCTGGGTCCACCTGGTTCTATTCCTTGCCCGCTTTGCAGACATGGTATTGTCTCTTTCAGTAGACTGCCTGGTACCCCTGCAAAGGAAAGTAAATTGCATCTATCTCTGGGCTTATGTACGCCTTGCATGCTACATCCACGAGAACAGGAGCAGTCAACACCTTCTGGGTCACAGGATATCAGAAAGAACCGTGTAGTTGCTGTTTCATCAGATCTTTTCTGTCCTGTCACTTGTAGTCCATTTCCTTCAGTTGCTATTCCTTTGTGTACATGCAATGATGGGCCTTGCCCTAATTTTGAAGCTGGAGAAAATCAAACGCAAGGAGATTCTCCTACTCCCTCACAATCCGCATCAGTTGATTCAGACAAATTGGAGGCTGTGAGATTGGGAAAGGCAACCTGTTCAAGCATGTTTTGGGGCAGAAGGAGCTGCAGCAGGGAGCATCGATGTAATGCAGAAATTAACGCTTGA
- the LOC113760719 gene encoding protein ROOT PRIMORDIUM DEFECTIVE 1, translated as MHSFLGYSTKLLKSESTPFKSFSVIHNVFQWRSMSQSTSIPKKQQRVRDHGFDDYMEVEKKIRKVLKFQDLILSQPSSMLSISRLDGLSRRIGFKQLEAGRFILKFPHVFEIFEHPVQRILYCRLSRQAHLQIQQENQALLAQVPESVIRLRKLLMLSNTGRLRLEHVRIARKEFGFPDDFELSVVLKYPQFFRLFDAVETRNKYIETVEKEPKLARCAIESAREREYREKGADAENIRFSFLVNFPPGFKIGKYYKIAVWKWQRLPYWSPYEDVSKYDLRSLEAQKRMEKRAVATIHELLSLTIEKKITLEKIAHFRLAMDLPKKLKEFLLQHQGIFYLSTRGNHGKLHTVFLREAYKKGELIEPNDLYLARRKLAELILLSPRKAKVDKALVTYRRDGEDYEMDGVKRNFVDNGFDGFATQNNGKHGGESEPHLDSDIDDDGASDYSDQDDKSVRVEGDRLTD; from the coding sequence ATGCATTCCTTCCTGGGATACTCGACTAAACTCCTGAAATCTGAATCCACGCCCTTCAAATCTTTCTCAGTTATCCACAACGTTTTCCAATGGCGATCCATGTCCCAATCCACCTCTATACCCAAGAAGCAGCAACGAGTCCGCGACCACGGATTCGACGATTACATGGAAGTGGAGAAGAAAATCCGCAAAGTCCTCAAGTTCCAAGACCTCATTCTCTCCCAACCCAGTTCAATGCTCTCCATTTCTCGATTGGACGGCCTCTCCCGCCGCATCGGATTCAAACAGTTGGAAGCCGGTCGGTTTATCCTCAAATTCCCCCACGTTTTCGAAATATTTGAGCATCCTGTTCAAAGAATCCTATACTGTAGGCTGTCACGCCAAGCCCACCTCCAAATTCAGCAAGAAAATCAAGCCCTTTTGGCTCAGGTTCCTGAATCGGTAATTCGACTCCGGAAGCTGTTAATGCTCTCTAATACTGGTCGCCTCCGTTTAGAACATGTCCGGATTGCCAGGAAAGAGTTTGGATTTCCCGATGATTTTGAACTTTCTGTAGTTTTGAAGTATCCGCAATTTTTTAGATTGTTTGATGCTGTGGAGACGAGGAACAAGTACATTGAAACTGTGGAAAAGGAACCCAAATTGGCTAGATGCGCTATCGAGAGTGCCAGGGAAAGAGAGTACAGAGAGAAGGGTGCAGATGCAGAGAATAttcgcttttcttttcttgttaatTTTCCTCCTGGATTTAAAATTGGAAAGTATTATAAGATTGCAGTTTGGAAATGGCAGAGGTTGCCGTATTGGTCTCCCTACGAGGATGTCTCCAAGTATGATTTGAGGTCACTCGAGGCACAAAAGAGGATGGAGAAGAGGGCTGTTGCAACGATTCATGAGCTGTTGTCTTTGACTATAGAAAAGAAGATAACTTTGGAGAAGATTGCACATTTTAGATTGGCTATGGATTTGCCAAAAAAGCTCAAAGAATTTCTGCTTCAGCATCAGGGAATATTTTATTTATCTACGAGGGGGAATCATGGGAAGTTGCATACAGTTTTTCTTAGAGAGGCTTATAAGAAGGGGGAGTTGATTGAGCCAAATGATTTGTATTTGGCTAGGAGAAAGTTGGCTGAGTTAATATTGTTGAGTCCAAGAAAGGCCAAGGTGGACAAAGCATTGGTTACCTATAGGAGGGACGGAGAGGATTATGAAATGGATGGTGTCAAGAGAAACTTTGTAGACAATGGATTCGATGGTTTTGCAACTCAGAACAACGGCAAGCATGGTGGGGAATCAGAACCCCATCTAGATTCCGATATAGATGATGATGGTGCTTCTGATTACTCAGACCAGGATGATAAAAGCGTACGTGTAGAGGGTGACCGTTTGACAGACTAA